A window of Infirmifilum lucidum contains these coding sequences:
- the csa5 gene encoding type I-A CRISPR-associated protein Csa5 translates to MVAKTMGTEVSGLEEFESIVRVLRFFAATRNYSFLDRIGNALNPETVEVALRDALRTFSSIYDASPADEKGLKYYEYEEGRRIRLPAKPSEGEVAAFLRAVWQDVGVARRVAIMAMSVPAREER, encoded by the coding sequence ATGGTGGCAAAAACCATGGGCACGGAGGTAAGTGGGTTGGAGGAGTTCGAGAGCATAGTCAGGGTGCTGCGGTTCTTCGCCGCTACGCGCAACTACAGCTTCCTGGACAGGATTGGAAACGCCCTCAACCCGGAGACTGTGGAGGTCGCGCTCCGAGATGCTCTGAGGACTTTCTCCTCGATCTACGACGCGTCGCCGGCCGACGAGAAGGGCCTCAAGTACTACGAGTACGAGGAGGGGAGGAGGATTCGCCTGCCCGCGAAGCCTAGCGAGGGCGAGGTCGCGGCCTTCCTCAGGGCGGTCTGGCAGGACGTCGGGGTGGCCAGGCGCGTGGCGATAATGGCCATGAGCGTCCCCGCTAGGGAGGAGAGGTGA
- the cas5a gene encoding type I-A CRISPR-associated protein Cas5a codes for MAGSLSLRYVLAEVRPHGVVSLRVQPQSKARASLRYPSLTSLLGAISYPLAREDGREVVAADGSVEPRSAEFRRLFEHIAAEVVGEGYTYGSLYKINEYYRGKALQAVSALSNTFLYGEQDYRIRILYVLAGGVGEGEARLVERAAWGISRLGSRESVVSVEGVSSGTGRVYESDSVETTFSFEVRDGMAIKGSYELIASPDWRSGPLSDISRAARKRVAYPRGRVRVEGKGLRVFEFEEGVAIL; via the coding sequence TTGGCCGGCTCTCTTTCTCTACGCTACGTCCTAGCCGAGGTGAGGCCGCACGGGGTAGTGTCCCTCAGAGTCCAGCCCCAGAGCAAGGCCAGGGCCAGCCTGAGGTACCCCTCCCTCACCTCGCTCTTGGGGGCCATCTCCTACCCGCTCGCCCGCGAGGACGGCAGAGAGGTTGTCGCCGCTGACGGCTCCGTCGAGCCCAGGAGCGCGGAGTTCAGGCGCCTCTTCGAGCACATTGCCGCGGAGGTCGTGGGCGAGGGCTACACTTACGGCTCGCTCTACAAGATCAACGAGTACTACAGGGGCAAGGCGCTGCAGGCCGTGAGCGCTCTCTCGAACACCTTCCTCTACGGCGAGCAGGACTACAGGATCCGGATCCTCTACGTCCTCGCCGGCGGCGTGGGCGAGGGGGAGGCGAGGCTTGTCGAGAGAGCGGCCTGGGGCATCTCGAGGCTGGGCTCCCGCGAGTCCGTGGTCAGCGTCGAAGGCGTCTCGTCCGGCACGGGCAGGGTGTACGAGTCGGACTCTGTAGAGACTACTTTCTCCTTCGAGGTGAGGGACGGCATGGCCATCAAGGGCTCCTACGAGCTCATAGCGTCCCCCGACTGGCGCTCCGGGCCTCTCAGCGACATTAGCCGGGCGGCTAGGAAGAGGGTCGCGTACCCAAGGGGGAGAGTGAGGGTCGAGGGCAAGGGCCTGAGGGTGTTCGAGTTCGAGGAGGGGGTGGCGATCCTGTGA
- the csa3 gene encoding CRISPR-associated CARF protein Csa3 — protein sequence MITLGFDEKFAVRALMRRGVGWDDGVVVFVPREEVRDERAERALDALRKIVEGLVGGGLREVELEVGDLVSAVSAVRSTVLSYGASEVYGSLGGGMRALVVEVLLGLLMLEGVRVYVDIDLESGRGYVSVPLHVFKAPRRERWASILRLLEAGEGVRGVAAKTGLSPATVSREVREMRAFGLVDDELRVTEAGLLYLRVHSS from the coding sequence GTGATAACGCTCGGCTTCGACGAGAAGTTCGCGGTGCGCGCGCTGATGAGGCGTGGCGTGGGGTGGGATGACGGCGTGGTCGTGTTCGTGCCCCGGGAGGAGGTGAGGGACGAGAGGGCTGAGAGGGCCCTGGACGCCCTGAGGAAGATCGTGGAGGGCCTCGTGGGGGGCGGGCTGCGGGAGGTCGAGCTGGAGGTCGGGGATCTCGTCAGCGCTGTCTCCGCTGTCCGCTCCACTGTTCTCTCGTACGGCGCCTCGGAGGTCTACGGGAGCCTCGGAGGGGGGATGAGGGCCCTCGTCGTGGAAGTCCTGCTTGGGCTGCTGATGCTCGAGGGCGTCAGGGTCTACGTGGACATCGACCTGGAGAGCGGGAGGGGCTACGTGAGCGTGCCCCTCCACGTCTTCAAGGCCCCGAGGAGGGAGAGGTGGGCCTCAATCCTGAGGCTCCTGGAGGCCGGGGAGGGCGTGCGGGGCGTGGCGGCTAAGACGGGCCTCTCCCCGGCCACTGTGAGCCGGGAGGTCAGGGAGATGAGGGCTTTCGGCCTGGTGGACGACGAGCTGAGGGTCACGGAGGCCGGGCTCCTCTACTTGCGCGTGCACTCCTCCTGA
- the cas7a gene encoding type I-A CRISPR-associated protein Cas7/Csa2, protein MGVVTFLSVGVRFEANVEALNMVEVSGNYARHRRVPYVITEGGRLKVVYVPAVSGESIAHGYQVALAEEAKALGLPVCSYCSIGEFLKSMDEEHAAEKFDGKVPKLSGRSKKEELVSVVGEIESGIVRKCVVEDVGGFLYAGNPPVKRTSRFMVSYALPIKSVATYATLEPQLHARHARTAGERREGAAEQMIYYVETGTAVYGFTFNLDFAGVGVSSYSGRALVDDVKKRRLAAARALYRVLSSQGFGAKLSRFLPGGGAVAMVATLTERPFTVTSPIYDGFAESTRERLERVKATFGEKGYYFEMGKDGLKTPEDVLSAVIETLKKEGTI, encoded by the coding sequence ATGGGCGTGGTCACGTTCCTGAGCGTGGGCGTCAGGTTCGAGGCGAACGTCGAAGCCCTCAACATGGTCGAGGTCAGCGGGAACTACGCCAGGCACAGGAGGGTTCCCTACGTGATCACCGAGGGGGGCAGGCTGAAGGTCGTCTACGTCCCAGCGGTGAGCGGCGAGAGCATCGCGCACGGGTACCAAGTGGCCCTCGCGGAGGAGGCCAAGGCGCTCGGCCTGCCGGTCTGCTCCTACTGCTCTATCGGCGAGTTCCTCAAGTCCATGGACGAGGAGCACGCTGCCGAGAAGTTCGACGGGAAGGTTCCCAAGCTGAGCGGCAGGAGTAAGAAGGAGGAGCTGGTTAGCGTCGTGGGGGAGATAGAGTCGGGCATCGTCAGGAAGTGCGTGGTCGAGGACGTCGGGGGCTTCCTCTACGCCGGGAACCCGCCGGTGAAGAGGACTTCGCGCTTCATGGTCAGCTACGCCCTGCCCATAAAGTCCGTGGCCACCTACGCCACGCTCGAGCCCCAGCTACACGCGCGCCACGCGAGGACGGCGGGCGAGAGGAGGGAGGGGGCCGCCGAGCAGATGATCTATTACGTCGAGACGGGCACCGCGGTCTACGGCTTCACGTTCAACCTGGACTTCGCCGGGGTAGGCGTGAGCAGCTACAGCGGGCGCGCCCTCGTCGACGACGTCAAGAAGAGGCGGCTCGCCGCGGCCAGGGCACTCTACAGGGTGCTCTCCTCGCAAGGCTTCGGGGCCAAGCTCTCGCGGTTCCTGCCGGGCGGCGGCGCCGTCGCCATGGTCGCGACCCTGACGGAGAGGCCCTTCACTGTGACCTCGCCTATATACGACGGCTTCGCGGAGTCGACGAGGGAGAGGCTCGAGAGGGTCAAGGCGACTTTCGGCGAGAAGGGCTACTACTTCGAGATGGGCAAGGACGGCCTCAAGACCCCCGAGGACGTCCTCTCGGCCGTCATCGAGACGCTGAAGAAAGAGGGTACGATATAG
- the cas8a2 gene encoding type I-A CRISPR-associated protein Cas8a2/Csx9: MTVSLTTGLFSELVSQGLAYLYVYSLYGVPLDDPSVDQRVADIFEYVVKELERDKEYLASSEVAGHFKSHYFAGDRGVLLRWYGGGEQPAQHTELMLYVMKGTAGLLRQGQVSFAKSMQAVSGLSYGVPFKGLMAIPPAIIKQPEFYEKQTLFLKPTSGPDADIEVDPVWFAVLALGFMLGFGGYYDGAYHVFTKPGLPPTLEGVSAVPLDKLKDIVDSLSTLTAASRRERPTTVSEEIFALQLSIAVAKSERALPREVFPFCLYEIEYIANTYTLTRSVFVNIEPLVTYFEKYYEVLRKEVTGLSKEEALKPLKAVVGLAARELSERFKQRASREAGEPLAYLFVKDFYRAVMSGNARLLEESLLRFLRELDVALHAREVPREYRDDLQRFRGERNVKAMVEAVLR; the protein is encoded by the coding sequence GTGACTGTCTCCCTGACTACCGGTCTGTTCTCCGAGCTGGTCTCGCAGGGCCTGGCGTACCTCTACGTCTACAGCCTCTACGGCGTCCCCCTGGACGACCCCAGCGTGGATCAGCGGGTGGCCGACATCTTCGAGTACGTGGTAAAAGAGCTTGAAAGGGATAAGGAGTACCTGGCGAGTAGCGAGGTGGCCGGGCACTTCAAGTCGCACTACTTCGCGGGCGACAGGGGAGTCCTCCTGCGCTGGTACGGCGGCGGGGAGCAGCCTGCCCAGCACACCGAGCTCATGCTCTACGTGATGAAGGGGACTGCCGGGTTGCTTAGGCAGGGCCAGGTCTCCTTCGCGAAGAGCATGCAGGCCGTCAGCGGGCTGAGCTACGGCGTACCCTTCAAGGGCCTCATGGCAATTCCTCCGGCGATCATCAAGCAACCGGAGTTTTACGAGAAGCAGACGCTGTTCCTCAAGCCGACGAGCGGCCCCGACGCCGACATAGAGGTCGACCCCGTCTGGTTCGCCGTGCTGGCGCTGGGCTTCATGCTCGGCTTCGGCGGCTACTACGACGGCGCCTACCACGTGTTCACGAAGCCCGGCCTGCCCCCGACGCTCGAGGGAGTTTCCGCGGTGCCCCTGGACAAGCTTAAGGACATAGTCGACAGCTTAAGTACTCTCACGGCCGCCAGCAGGAGGGAGAGGCCTACGACCGTGTCGGAGGAGATATTCGCGCTCCAGCTGTCGATTGCCGTGGCCAAGTCCGAGCGCGCGCTGCCGCGCGAGGTCTTCCCGTTCTGCCTCTACGAGATCGAGTACATAGCGAACACCTACACTCTGACTAGGAGCGTCTTCGTGAACATCGAGCCCCTGGTAACCTACTTCGAGAAGTACTACGAGGTTCTGAGGAAGGAGGTTACCGGGCTGAGCAAGGAGGAGGCCCTCAAGCCCCTCAAGGCTGTCGTGGGTCTCGCGGCGCGGGAGCTGTCGGAGCGCTTCAAGCAGAGGGCTTCGAGGGAGGCGGGCGAGCCGCTGGCCTACCTATTCGTAAAGGACTTCTACAGGGCGGTGATGTCCGGTAACGCCAGGCTCCTGGAGGAGTCGCTCCTCAGGTTCCTGAGGGAGCTCGACGTCGCCCTGCACGCCAGGGAAGTGCCGAGGGAGTATAGAGACGATTTGCAGAGGTTCAGGGGAGAGCGCAACGTCAAGGCTATGGTGGAGGCCGTGCTCAGATAG